From the Candidatus Sericytochromatia bacterium genome, the window CGCGAGCCCGCGGCGCACCACTTCCTCGCGTTCCGGCGTGAATTTGCGGCCGGCGGCCGTGTTCAACTTGAGGGCGTCATAAGCGAAACTCACCTGGTGGAGCGCGCCTTGGGCCACGATTGCCAGCTTGCGCATCAAGGCGGCCTCGGCCAGCTCCCGACTCTGGTCCGACCGGCTGGCGGCCGACAGGGCCGGCGCCTGACGCGCGAAGACGGGCGCCGGCGAGCGGCCGCAAGCCTGCAGCGTGGCACAACCGGAGGCGAGCCACAGGCACAGCGTCAAGAGGCGAGGGAGGCGCGACATACCTCCCTTGTGGCCTGCCCTTAGCCCAAACTTGCTTGAATCTTAGCCTCAAATTGAGATTCGGGCGCTTCCGACGTGGCCGCCGGCGCCGGCGCGGCCCCGCCGATTCGTTGCAGGACCGTTTCCAGCAGCTGGCGATCGGCCTCGGAGCGACACAGATCCTCGACGCTCTGCATGCGGCCGCCGGGGCCCATGTAGTCGAGCCAGAGACGACCCTGCGTTTCGCGACGTCCCAGATACTGCAGCCGGCCCTGTCGGGCCAGCAAGGCCGAGAGCAGTTGCTTGAGCACGCCCTGCACGATCGCGCTGGGGTCGGGCCCACCCAGCGGGGGCGCTGGCGTGATGGGAGGAGCGGAGGACGTGCTTGCCTGGCCAGCCTCTGGCACCACGGCCTCGGCCGACGAAGCGGCCTCGGGCCCGTCCGGCACCGGCGCCTCCTCCGGGAGGCTGGCCCGCAAGGCCTCCAGCTGGGCTTGCAGGGCTTCGCGGGAGGCCAGGTAATCCTGCAGCACGCTCCGATGCTTCTGGATCAGGGCGTCTTCCTGGCTCTGCATCTCGCGCAGCCGACGCAGGCCGTTGCGCAGCTCGCTGCGCGGATCGTAGTCGCCTTCCCCCTGGCGTTCCTTGCGAAAGGCCTTGAGCGAGTTGCCGGCGTCGAGCCAGGCGCGCAGGCGGCGCAGTTGCGCGATGTCATCCTCGTTGAAGATGCGATGGCCCTCGGCGCTGCGTCGCACCTCCCAGTTGAGGTAGGCGATCCAGGTGCGGACCAGCGAGGGCGAAACCCCCAGGTCCCGCGCCACTTCACTGGTGCTCCATTGAATCTCAGTGGATTGCTCGTTCACGGCAATAGCTTAACATAAGACCGCAGAACCTGGCGTGTTCAGGGCGCCTTGGGGAATTCGGACCCTTCCGGTCGGCCCTCGGCGGGGACGGGCGGGCAGGGCGCCGGATGGCCTTGCGGGCCCTCGGTGAACGCGGTCGCGTCGCCCTTCGCGCCCTCGGCCCCCAGGGGCCCTTCACCCCTGACGCTGTCGGCGGTCGCCGAGGCCTCGCTGCCCTTGGCCTTCAAGGCGCCGATCGCCCGCAAACGCGGCCAGAGCCGCTCCCGGTAGGCCCGGGCCACCTTCCATTGGGCCAGGGGCGCGGTCTTGAACTGAATGCGCAGGACCGCTTCGCTCTCTTTCAGTTGCTCCACGCCCAGCAGTTCGGCCGGCTCGAGAATCTCCCGGCCCAGGTCGCGCGCCAGCGCCTCGGCGGTGTCCCGCATCGCGCTCAGCACCAGGCTCGGCTCGGCGCAGGTCGGGACCGTCACGTCGACCACGGCCCGCGCCCATCCCTTGGAGTGGTTGACCACGGTGGTGACCTGGCCATTCGGAATCGTGATCAAGGAGCCCTGGCCGTTGCGAATTTGCACGATGCGCAGGTTCATTCGCTCCACCAGGCCGTTGTGGCCGTTCAGGTCGATCACGTCGCCGACGCCGAACTGGTCTTCCATGACGATGAAGAAGCCGCTGATGACGTCCTTGACCAGGCTCTGGGCACCGAAACCCACGGCCAGACCGACGATTCCGGCCGAGGCCAGGATCGGCGCGACGTCGACGCCCAGGCGCGACAGCACGAAGACCATCGCGACGAACAGGATGGTGCCCTTGCCGATGCTGCGCAGAATGGCCGAGGCCGTCAGCATGCGCTGCGTCAGCCGGGCCCCGGGTTCGGCGTTCATGCGAGAGGAGAGCAACTGGAAGAGCTGTCCCACCAGGCGATCGCAAAGATGGAAGCCCAGCAGGGTAACGATCGCCGCGAGGGAGATGCTGAACAGGCCCCGCAGGGCGTCATGCCCCAACTGGTGCGCCAGGGAGGCGCTCCACGGCAGG encodes:
- a CDS encoding mechanosensitive ion channel family protein encodes the protein MPPLGPFPTAASPAAGPPSDLVQLVTGDLPWSASLAHQLGHDALRGLFSISLAAIVTLLGFHLCDRLVGQLFQLLSSRMNAEPGARLTQRMLTASAILRSIGKGTILFVAMVFVLSRLGVDVAPILASAGIVGLAVGFGAQSLVKDVISGFFIVMEDQFGVGDVIDLNGHNGLVERMNLRIVQIRNGQGSLITIPNGQVTTVVNHSKGWARAVVDVTVPTCAEPSLVLSAMRDTAEALARDLGREILEPAELLGVEQLKESEAVLRIQFKTAPLAQWKVARAYRERLWPRLRAIGALKAKGSEASATADSVRGEGPLGAEGAKGDATAFTEGPQGHPAPCPPVPAEGRPEGSEFPKAP
- a CDS encoding MerR family transcriptional regulator, with product MNEQSTEIQWSTSEVARDLGVSPSLVRTWIAYLNWEVRRSAEGHRIFNEDDIAQLRRLRAWLDAGNSLKAFRKERQGEGDYDPRSELRNGLRRLREMQSQEDALIQKHRSVLQDYLASREALQAQLEALRASLPEEAPVPDGPEAASSAEAVVPEAGQASTSSAPPITPAPPLGGPDPSAIVQGVLKQLLSALLARQGRLQYLGRRETQGRLWLDYMGPGGRMQSVEDLCRSEADRQLLETVLQRIGGAAPAPAATSEAPESQFEAKIQASLG